The following coding sequences lie in one Lolium perenne isolate Kyuss_39 chromosome 2, Kyuss_2.0, whole genome shotgun sequence genomic window:
- the LOC139836113 gene encoding uncharacterized protein: MSVSSFTLKSLYVTFSIINSEPLHPKLSGAVLVCSVPPSGNSGLVWRYLLTKPIAAVKVTLSLAAKAYANSLPLCKETFFSSEMDDELVLRYQGLMKNSSKLPLFDLRKLNASLPVPSAANGTLEVLVMGASNDFIVDAEGLSETARFYNVQPVCVEGVAHDMMLDCSWQKGAEIILSWLDKLAPRSV, encoded by the exons ATGTCTGTCTCTTCATTTACGCTGAAGTCATTATATGTCACCTTTTCTATTATAAATTCAGAACCTCTTCATCCGAAGCTTTCTGGTGCTGTTCTTGTCTGTTCTGTGCCTCCCTCAGGAAACAG TGGATTGGTATGGCGTTACCTTTTGACTAAACCAATTGCTGCTGTCAAG GTTACTCTCAGCTTGGCTGCAAAAGCGTATGCAAATTCATTGCCTCTCTGCAAGGAAACATTTTTCTCATCAGAAATGGATGACGAACTAGTCCTGAG GTATCAAGGTCTAATGAAGAACAGCTCGAAGTTGCCACTGTTTGACTTAAGGAAACTCAATGCATCATTGCCTGTACCTTCCGCGGCAAACGGTACATTAGAAGTTCTTGTCATGGGTGCAAGCAATGATTTCATTGTC GATGCGGAAGGGCTTTCTGAAACTGCAAGATTCTACAATGTGCAACCTGTCTGTGTGGAAGGGGTAGCACATGATATGATGCTAGATTGCTCGTGGCAGAAAGGAGCTGAGATAATCCTGTCGTGGTTAGATAAACTCGCACCACGATCAGTCTAG